A portion of the Pseudarthrobacter defluvii genome contains these proteins:
- a CDS encoding HNH endonuclease signature motif containing protein, with product MGKAAVTRAYADIRAALAVLNAEVDGCGSEPFSVADPLAGLADGCLDILAGAREVEAWFAGLKAKAAVTYAESASVVAGPDAPVQAKEMAVAAEVGCVLALGPRAASSFLAASHAVVSSLPRTLVGLQAGTLSWQHAVVMADEAACLDAAGAAALEAHFLDPDAQDPARGCPVGQLPAHRFRVKARTWRERHHAESIEKRHAKGVADRRVEFRPDQDGMAWLSACLPAAEALAGWNRLTAISRGMQGPDECRTMPQLRADNFANAVLGSGSIVHAGGTCATPLSDAGSDVEAVHRGGACAVHGPDAGGRYGAGQQPWSSPIRAQVLVTVPVYSLMGLTDEPAMLDGYGPIPPSMARELVAKGATSFYRVLVDPRDGAPLEIGRTSYRVTGAMRAWLRMRDGKCPFPGCSNNSLDNDADHILAWANGGPTGISNLGQPCPKHHKLRHTTGWKPTPATKNEPPGWTSPTGRHYPSEHQDWEPPKWPRQLVPQLKPLKRAIAGCADLVGVGFSLGEACLDGILHPPSA from the coding sequence ATGGGAAAGGCAGCGGTAACCAGGGCTTATGCGGACATCCGGGCTGCCCTTGCTGTGTTGAATGCGGAGGTGGATGGGTGCGGTTCTGAGCCGTTTTCGGTGGCTGATCCGTTGGCTGGGCTGGCTGATGGGTGCCTGGATATTTTGGCCGGTGCCCGGGAGGTTGAGGCCTGGTTCGCTGGTTTGAAGGCGAAGGCTGCGGTGACGTACGCGGAGAGCGCCTCTGTTGTTGCCGGGCCTGATGCGCCGGTGCAGGCCAAGGAGATGGCGGTCGCGGCGGAGGTCGGGTGTGTGCTGGCTTTGGGGCCGCGGGCTGCGTCATCGTTCCTGGCTGCTTCGCACGCCGTTGTTTCCTCGTTGCCGCGAACCCTTGTGGGGCTGCAGGCCGGGACGTTGTCGTGGCAGCATGCGGTGGTGATGGCGGACGAGGCCGCGTGTCTGGATGCTGCGGGGGCGGCGGCGTTGGAAGCCCATTTCCTTGACCCTGACGCCCAGGACCCTGCTCGGGGGTGCCCTGTGGGGCAGCTTCCGGCGCACCGGTTTCGGGTCAAGGCCAGGACGTGGCGGGAACGCCACCACGCGGAGAGCATCGAGAAACGCCATGCCAAGGGGGTGGCGGATCGGCGGGTGGAGTTCCGGCCGGACCAGGACGGGATGGCCTGGCTGTCCGCGTGCCTGCCGGCGGCTGAGGCGTTGGCCGGGTGGAACCGGCTCACCGCGATCTCGCGTGGCATGCAGGGGCCGGATGAGTGCCGGACCATGCCGCAGCTGCGGGCCGACAACTTCGCCAATGCGGTCCTTGGCAGCGGCAGTATCGTCCACGCCGGTGGTACCTGTGCCACGCCCTTATCCGACGCAGGCAGTGACGTCGAGGCCGTCCACCGGGGCGGCGCTTGTGCCGTCCACGGTCCAGATGCCGGTGGACGTTACGGTGCCGGGCAGCAGCCCTGGTCTTCGCCGATCCGCGCCCAGGTCCTGGTCACGGTCCCGGTGTACTCGTTGATGGGGTTGACCGATGAACCGGCGATGCTGGACGGGTACGGGCCGATCCCGCCGTCGATGGCGCGGGAGCTGGTGGCGAAGGGGGCAACATCGTTTTACCGGGTGTTGGTGGATCCCCGGGACGGGGCGCCGTTGGAGATCGGGCGGACGAGTTACCGGGTGACCGGGGCGATGCGGGCTTGGTTGCGGATGCGGGACGGTAAGTGCCCGTTCCCGGGCTGCAGCAACAACTCCCTGGACAACGACGCCGACCACATCCTCGCCTGGGCCAACGGCGGCCCCACCGGGATCAGCAACCTGGGGCAGCCCTGCCCCAAACACCACAAACTCCGCCACACCACCGGATGGAAACCCACCCCGGCCACCAAAAACGAACCACCCGGCTGGACCTCACCCACCGGCCGGCACTACCCAAGCGAACACCAGGACTGGGAACCACCGAAGTGGCCCAGGCAGCTGGTGCCGCAACTGAAGCCGTTGAAAAGGGCAATCGCAGGCTGCGCGGACTTGGTGGGCGTTGGCTTCTCCTTGGGTGAGGCATGCCTTGACGGCATCCTCCACCCGCCCTCTGCCTAG
- a CDS encoding zinc-dependent alcohol dehydrogenase has protein sequence MTNSETPIHATAYWTTAKEHGELRAEEMAAPGPGEALVRALYSGISKGTEMVVHAGAVPPRVAEEMRAPHQEGEFPGPVKFGYLSVGVVEEGPEGWKGQRVFCLNPHQDRYVVPVESLTRIPDEVPSRRAVLTGTVETAVNALWEAGPRLGDRVAVVGAGLVGGMVATLLRSFPLQRLQLVDLDPGRKQLADSLGVEFAQPDDALADCDIVFHCSASQEGLERSLQLVGDEGDVIEMSWYANREVAVPLGEDFHARRLSIRASQVGMVARARRHRRTNADRLDLAVSLLRDPIFDAFLTGSSRFEDLPDVVQNLADGSLQALCHVVEYPGSSLAPSPATDNNENLR, from the coding sequence ATGACGAATTCAGAAACCCCCATCCACGCAACCGCATACTGGACCACTGCTAAGGAGCACGGCGAGCTCAGGGCGGAAGAAATGGCCGCCCCCGGACCGGGTGAAGCGCTGGTCCGTGCCCTGTATTCGGGCATCAGCAAGGGCACGGAAATGGTGGTCCACGCCGGGGCCGTTCCGCCGCGGGTGGCAGAGGAAATGCGCGCCCCGCACCAGGAAGGCGAGTTCCCTGGGCCAGTGAAATTCGGCTACCTGTCCGTCGGAGTAGTGGAGGAGGGGCCCGAGGGGTGGAAGGGCCAGCGCGTCTTCTGCCTGAACCCGCACCAGGACCGCTACGTGGTTCCCGTGGAATCCCTGACCAGGATCCCGGACGAGGTCCCCTCCAGGCGCGCGGTCCTTACTGGCACAGTCGAAACGGCCGTCAATGCCCTGTGGGAAGCCGGGCCGCGGCTGGGCGACCGGGTCGCGGTGGTCGGCGCCGGCCTGGTGGGTGGCATGGTGGCCACGCTACTGCGCTCCTTCCCGCTGCAGCGCCTGCAGCTAGTGGACCTTGACCCGGGCCGGAAGCAGTTGGCGGACTCACTGGGCGTCGAGTTCGCGCAGCCGGATGACGCCCTGGCCGACTGTGACATCGTGTTCCACTGCTCGGCCTCCCAGGAAGGCCTGGAACGCAGCTTGCAGCTTGTCGGCGATGAAGGCGACGTCATCGAGATGTCCTGGTACGCCAACCGGGAGGTCGCCGTACCCCTGGGTGAGGACTTCCATGCGAGGCGCCTGTCCATCCGGGCCAGCCAGGTGGGCATGGTGGCGCGCGCCCGCCGCCACCGCCGCACCAACGCGGACCGCCTGGACCTTGCCGTATCGCTGCTCAGGGACCCCATTTTCGACGCGTTCCTGACCGGATCATCCCGCTTCGAGGACCTGCCGGACGTGGTTCAGAACCTGGCCGACGGCAGCCTGCAGGCCCTGTGCCACGTGGTCGAATACCCCGGCAGCAGTCTCGCACCCAGTCCAGCCACAGACAACAACGAAAACTTGAGGTAA
- a CDS encoding 6-pyruvoyl trahydropterin synthase family protein, with protein MFSLTVRRHFMIAHSLPREAFGPAQGLHGATFVAEVTFRRRALNADAIVLDIGAAGTIIEEVLAGLNYQNLDEHPDFAGKLTTTEALAEYITQQVAARIKDSDDGRELAGVDVTLRENPDAWATYSLDLTA; from the coding sequence ATGTTCAGCCTGACCGTCCGCCGCCACTTCATGATCGCCCACAGCCTTCCCCGTGAGGCGTTCGGGCCTGCCCAGGGCCTGCATGGGGCCACCTTCGTCGCGGAGGTGACCTTCCGCCGTCGTGCGCTCAACGCCGACGCGATCGTCCTGGACATCGGTGCCGCCGGGACCATCATCGAGGAAGTGCTGGCCGGGCTGAACTACCAGAACCTGGACGAGCACCCCGACTTCGCAGGCAAGCTCACCACCACGGAAGCACTCGCCGAATACATCACCCAGCAGGTCGCCGCCAGGATCAAAGACAGCGACGACGGCCGCGAACTGGCGGGCGTCGACGTCACGCTGCGCGAGAATCCGGACGCCTGGGCCACCTATTCCCTGGACCTCACCGCCTAA
- a CDS encoding glycosyltransferase family 4 protein, with protein MRPIRLLVPGNIRHSSGGNVYNARLVAGLEELGAEVDVISVDGTWPDASADERRRLGTFLGTREPDEGPGQAVLIVDGLVAVGAPDELEYAAKAGRQIWVLVHMPVLESSGPAALEDEAKALRAAIGVICTSTSAASVLAKRGLPQAQVVLPGVDPAPRAAGSAPPHLAVVAALLPNKDQVLTVEALARIQDLEWTASFVGSDQADPGYAREVRAAIAANRLQERVRLEGELTGEALEAEWARTNLTLLVSRTEAFGMAVTESLAHGIPVLVREGTGAVEALGTAGQAADDGGPRLPGAALPLPAGENESPDRLAGSLRQWLTDQQVRESWRKTALDARSRLPDWSITARKMLGIMAVTE; from the coding sequence GTGCGCCCCATCCGGCTGCTGGTCCCCGGCAACATCCGCCACAGTTCAGGCGGAAACGTCTACAACGCACGCCTGGTTGCTGGACTGGAAGAGCTGGGTGCCGAAGTGGACGTCATCAGCGTCGATGGAACCTGGCCGGATGCCAGTGCCGACGAACGACGCCGTCTGGGCACCTTCCTCGGGACACGGGAACCTGACGAGGGTCCCGGGCAGGCCGTACTCATCGTGGATGGGCTGGTAGCGGTTGGGGCCCCGGACGAACTGGAGTACGCCGCAAAGGCGGGGCGGCAAATATGGGTCCTGGTGCATATGCCTGTGCTGGAAAGTTCCGGGCCTGCAGCCCTGGAAGACGAAGCCAAGGCCTTGCGTGCAGCAATCGGGGTCATCTGCACCAGCACTTCTGCGGCGTCAGTACTGGCAAAGCGGGGACTTCCTCAGGCCCAAGTGGTCCTGCCCGGAGTCGACCCCGCGCCCCGCGCCGCCGGTTCCGCCCCTCCCCACCTGGCGGTCGTCGCCGCCCTGCTGCCCAACAAGGACCAGGTGCTGACCGTCGAAGCGCTGGCCCGGATCCAGGACCTTGAGTGGACTGCGTCGTTCGTGGGGTCGGACCAGGCGGACCCGGGCTACGCGCGGGAGGTTCGGGCTGCCATCGCTGCCAATAGGCTGCAGGAGCGGGTGCGACTCGAGGGCGAACTGACGGGGGAAGCGCTCGAAGCCGAGTGGGCCCGCACCAACCTGACCTTGCTGGTTTCCCGGACCGAAGCGTTCGGAATGGCAGTCACCGAGTCCCTGGCCCACGGGATCCCGGTACTTGTCCGCGAGGGGACGGGGGCAGTGGAAGCGCTTGGCACGGCCGGGCAGGCAGCGGACGACGGCGGCCCCCGCCTTCCGGGGGCAGCGCTGCCACTTCCAGCAGGGGAAAATGAGAGTCCCGATCGTCTGGCAGGCTCCCTGCGCCAATGGCTGACGGACCAACAAGTCCGGGAAAGCTGGCGGAAAACAGCGCTGGACGCGAGGAGCAGGCTGCCGGACTGGAGCATCACCGCCCGAAAGATGCTGGGCATCATGGCGGTGACTGAATAA
- a CDS encoding nucleoside deaminase — protein MLLPEKKHNAWMGLALAEARRALATEDVPIGAVVIGPDGEVLGSGRNQREALGDPTAHAEVVAIREAAGRLQERARLDGGSDDGWRLSDCTLVVTLEPCAMCAGAIVLARIPRVVFGAWDEKAGAAGSVFDILRERRLNHWVEVYPGVREEECAQLLREFFAGHRSSL, from the coding sequence ATGCTGTTGCCCGAAAAGAAACACAACGCCTGGATGGGCCTTGCCCTGGCTGAGGCCCGGCGGGCCCTCGCTACGGAGGATGTGCCGATCGGGGCCGTGGTGATAGGGCCCGACGGCGAGGTGCTGGGTAGCGGCCGGAACCAACGGGAGGCATTGGGCGACCCCACGGCCCACGCCGAGGTGGTGGCGATCAGGGAGGCGGCCGGACGGTTGCAGGAACGGGCCCGGCTCGACGGCGGCAGCGACGACGGCTGGCGGTTGTCCGACTGCACGCTGGTGGTCACGTTGGAGCCCTGCGCCATGTGTGCTGGCGCCATCGTGCTGGCCCGGATCCCCAGGGTGGTGTTCGGGGCGTGGGACGAGAAGGCCGGGGCCGCGGGATCGGTGTTCGACATCCTCCGCGAACGCCGGCTCAACCACTGGGTTGAGGTCTACCCCGGGGTCCGCGAGGAAGAGTGCGCACAGTTGCTGCGGGAGTTTTTCGCAGGGCACCGGAGCAGCCTCTAA
- a CDS encoding phosphatase PAP2 family protein, producing MSRVHERMDRWFKPYAALWLTLIIGGTVVVIMALAGAEVYDDVVGKDGLANLDVPALHYAESLRNPGLDAFVTGFTNIGGGVGMPILASILTAWLTFVTRTWRPLLLVGGAATVSILATTFGKKLVGRTRPDHADAVPPYEDSPSFPSGHTLNTTVVISVLLYVLCLQFHQLWVRVTAITAGVIFIIAMGLSRVFLGHHWLTDVMAGWTLGLAWVAVVILAHRLFHLLRRKQHAGPAPTFDRPVVRDVVLESVHDGGDAGKEGASGSRGKDTAG from the coding sequence ATGAGCAGAGTCCACGAGCGCATGGACAGATGGTTCAAGCCTTATGCCGCCCTCTGGCTGACCCTGATCATCGGCGGAACGGTGGTTGTCATCATGGCGCTCGCGGGCGCCGAGGTCTATGACGACGTGGTGGGCAAGGACGGACTCGCAAACCTCGATGTCCCGGCCCTCCACTACGCGGAGTCGCTGCGAAACCCGGGCCTCGATGCCTTTGTCACCGGGTTCACCAACATCGGCGGTGGCGTCGGCATGCCCATCCTCGCCAGCATCCTTACCGCGTGGCTGACGTTCGTAACCCGGACCTGGCGGCCGCTCCTCCTGGTGGGCGGCGCGGCAACCGTCTCCATCCTGGCCACTACGTTCGGCAAGAAGCTCGTGGGCAGGACCCGCCCCGACCACGCCGATGCGGTGCCGCCTTACGAGGATTCGCCGTCGTTCCCCAGCGGCCATACCCTCAACACCACGGTGGTCATCAGTGTCCTCCTGTATGTCCTGTGCCTGCAGTTCCACCAGCTCTGGGTGAGGGTCACGGCCATCACGGCCGGCGTGATCTTCATCATCGCCATGGGGCTGAGCAGGGTTTTCCTGGGCCACCACTGGCTGACCGACGTCATGGCCGGCTGGACGCTGGGGCTGGCCTGGGTGGCCGTCGTGATCCTGGCGCATCGGTTGTTCCACCTGTTGAGGCGCAAGCAGCATGCGGGCCCGGCGCCCACGTTCGACCGTCCCGTGGTGCGCGATGTCGTCCTGGAATCCGTGCACGACGGCGGCGACGCCGGCAAGGAGGGCGCGTCCGGAAGCCGAGGCAAGGACACCGCCGGGTGA
- the upp gene encoding uracil phosphoribosyltransferase — protein MRTLVVDHPLVAHKLTVLRDKNTPSPVFRQLTEELVTLLAYEATREVRTEPVTIETPVSTTIGTAFTKPTPLVVPILRAGLGMLEGMTKLVPTAEVGFLGMARDEETLDIITYAERLPEDLTGRQVFVLDPMLATGGTLREAIKFLFKRGASDVTCICLLAAPEGLAKLEEELGDANVHIVLASIDEKLNEKSYIVPGLGDAGDRLYGIAG, from the coding sequence ATGCGCACTCTCGTTGTTGACCACCCCCTGGTCGCCCACAAGCTCACCGTCCTGCGGGACAAGAACACGCCGTCGCCGGTTTTCCGCCAGCTGACGGAAGAGCTGGTGACTTTGCTGGCGTATGAAGCCACGCGGGAGGTCCGCACCGAGCCCGTGACCATCGAGACTCCCGTCAGCACCACTATTGGCACCGCATTCACCAAGCCCACGCCGCTGGTGGTTCCCATCCTGCGTGCCGGCCTGGGAATGCTGGAGGGCATGACCAAGCTGGTGCCCACCGCCGAGGTGGGCTTCCTGGGCATGGCCCGGGACGAGGAAACGCTGGACATCATCACCTACGCCGAGCGCCTCCCGGAGGACCTGACAGGCCGCCAGGTCTTCGTGCTGGACCCCATGCTCGCCACCGGCGGCACGCTGCGCGAGGCCATCAAGTTCCTGTTCAAGCGGGGCGCGTCGGACGTCACCTGCATCTGCCTGCTGGCGGCCCCGGAGGGCCTTGCCAAGCTGGAGGAGGAACTGGGCGACGCAAACGTGCACATCGTCCTGGCCTCCATCGACGAGAAGCTCAACGAGAAGTCCTACATCGTTCCCGGCCTGGGCGACGCCGGCGACCGGCTCTACGGCATCGCAGGGTAG
- a CDS encoding glyoxalase superfamily protein, with the protein MDWKLELVFVPVSDVDRAKDFYVNKVGFNADYDERPSDDIRFVQLTPPGSACSICMGEGLLDAPPGTGTTLQMVVDDIQKAHDQLKNNGVDVSDVEVLPWGHFVYFADPDGNKWAVQYIPWRNAGQDSSAQDAGQGNS; encoded by the coding sequence ATGGACTGGAAACTGGAACTTGTCTTTGTCCCTGTATCCGACGTTGACCGCGCCAAGGACTTCTACGTCAACAAGGTGGGCTTCAACGCGGACTACGACGAGCGGCCGTCGGACGACATCCGTTTTGTACAGCTGACCCCGCCCGGCTCTGCCTGCTCCATCTGCATGGGCGAGGGGCTTTTGGACGCCCCTCCCGGCACGGGGACCACTCTCCAAATGGTGGTCGACGATATCCAAAAAGCGCACGACCAGCTGAAGAACAACGGTGTGGACGTCAGTGATGTCGAGGTGCTCCCATGGGGCCACTTCGTCTACTTTGCGGATCCGGACGGCAACAAGTGGGCCGTCCAGTACATACCGTGGCGGAACGCTGGGCAGGACAGCAGCGCGCAGGACGCTGGGCAAGGCAACAGTTAA
- a CDS encoding ArnT family glycosyltransferase has product MASQHTMPVTTAAHSRRKPPARRAGFALRDRAGFARLDRAAFRRRLELATVLAGTAVLYLWNLGASGWANAFYSAAAQAGSQDWAAWFFGSSDAANAITVDKPPASLWIMGLSVRIFGLSSWSILVPQALMGVGAAWLLYVAVRRAAAPATGDVRLAHRAGLLAAAVLALTPVATLMFRFNNPDALLVLLMTAAGYAVLRAVQEDRLRWLLLAGAFLGFGFLAKQLQVLLVLPGFALAYMVAGPGRMRRRLLRLAAAAAAMVISAGWWLLAVELTPADMRPYIGGSQNNSILELTLGYNGLGRLTGDETGSVGGGNGWGVPGLLRMFNSEFGGQIAWLLPSALILAVGLVWVGRRAPRTDAVRASVIVWGSWVLVTGLVFSFMAGIIHPYYAVALAPGIAALAGLGSVLLWQHRRQAAAGIFLAAAVATAALMAFHLLGTTSAYGPWLRWLVLAGGVAAAAGLGLNRFLRLRSMQRTTAALAIAASLAGPLAYSITTAATAHSGAIVSAGPASGFGAGGRGPGGFSAAGRNNSGRVTGQGFAGQNSTGQGFQQQANRGGTGGTTQGGAGFAGGMGGLLGAPTPSADLVAALKDGASGYTWAAAVVGSNNAAGYQLATELPVMAVGGFNGTDPSPTLAQFQDLVRQGRIHYFISGGTMRSASGSDASARIAQWVSENFTPQSIGGTTLYILAR; this is encoded by the coding sequence ATGGCCAGCCAGCACACCATGCCTGTAACCACCGCAGCCCACTCCCGGAGGAAGCCGCCGGCGCGCCGGGCCGGGTTCGCCCTCAGGGACCGCGCGGGGTTCGCCCGCCTGGACCGGGCGGCCTTCCGCCGGCGGCTGGAACTGGCAACTGTGCTGGCCGGTACGGCCGTGCTTTACCTGTGGAACCTTGGAGCATCCGGCTGGGCCAACGCGTTCTATTCAGCCGCAGCCCAGGCCGGATCCCAGGACTGGGCAGCCTGGTTCTTCGGATCCTCCGACGCCGCGAATGCCATCACGGTGGACAAGCCGCCGGCTTCCCTGTGGATCATGGGGCTCTCGGTCCGGATCTTCGGCCTGAGCTCCTGGAGCATCCTGGTTCCCCAGGCGCTGATGGGGGTTGGCGCTGCCTGGCTGCTCTACGTGGCAGTGCGGCGGGCCGCAGCACCGGCCACCGGTGACGTCCGGCTCGCGCACCGCGCAGGCCTGCTGGCGGCGGCAGTCCTGGCCCTCACCCCGGTGGCCACACTGATGTTCCGGTTCAACAACCCGGACGCCCTGCTGGTGCTGCTCATGACGGCCGCCGGATACGCGGTCCTGCGTGCAGTCCAGGAGGACCGGCTGCGCTGGCTCCTGCTGGCCGGGGCGTTCCTGGGCTTCGGGTTCCTGGCCAAGCAACTGCAGGTCCTGCTGGTGCTTCCCGGGTTCGCCCTGGCCTACATGGTTGCGGGGCCGGGCAGGATGCGGCGGCGGCTGCTCCGGCTGGCAGCGGCAGCGGCAGCGATGGTAATTTCCGCCGGATGGTGGCTGCTGGCCGTGGAGCTGACTCCGGCGGACATGCGGCCTTACATTGGCGGGTCGCAAAACAACTCCATCCTGGAGCTGACCCTGGGTTACAACGGGTTGGGCCGGTTGACGGGCGACGAAACGGGCAGCGTGGGCGGCGGCAACGGCTGGGGTGTTCCCGGCCTACTCAGGATGTTCAACAGCGAGTTTGGCGGCCAAATTGCATGGCTGCTGCCGTCCGCCCTCATCCTTGCGGTGGGACTGGTGTGGGTTGGGCGACGGGCGCCACGCACCGATGCCGTCCGCGCTTCCGTCATCGTCTGGGGCTCGTGGGTCCTGGTGACGGGCCTCGTCTTCAGCTTCATGGCCGGCATCATCCACCCGTACTACGCGGTTGCACTGGCGCCGGGTATCGCCGCGCTGGCCGGCTTGGGCTCCGTTCTGCTGTGGCAGCACCGCCGGCAGGCCGCTGCCGGCATCTTCCTGGCCGCAGCGGTGGCCACGGCAGCTCTTATGGCCTTCCATCTGCTGGGAACCACGTCCGCTTACGGCCCATGGCTGCGCTGGCTGGTGCTCGCCGGAGGTGTGGCCGCCGCGGCAGGACTCGGGCTCAACAGGTTCCTGCGCCTGCGTTCCATGCAGCGGACGACGGCGGCCCTCGCCATTGCCGCGTCGCTCGCCGGGCCGCTGGCCTACTCCATCACCACCGCGGCGACGGCACACAGCGGGGCAATCGTGAGTGCAGGGCCAGCCTCCGGCTTTGGCGCCGGCGGACGCGGGCCGGGAGGCTTCAGTGCGGCCGGCCGGAACAACTCCGGCCGAGTTACAGGACAAGGCTTCGCCGGGCAGAACTCCACGGGACAAGGCTTCCAGCAGCAGGCCAACCGCGGCGGGACCGGCGGGACAACCCAAGGCGGTGCTGGATTTGCGGGCGGCATGGGCGGGCTCCTCGGCGCACCCACCCCATCAGCGGATCTCGTGGCCGCGCTCAAAGACGGCGCATCCGGTTACACCTGGGCAGCAGCGGTGGTGGGCTCCAACAATGCCGCCGGGTACCAATTGGCAACGGAACTGCCCGTGATGGCGGTGGGCGGCTTCAACGGCACCGACCCCTCCCCCACCCTGGCCCAATTCCAGGACCTCGTGAGGCAGGGAAGGATCCACTACTTCATCAGCGGCGGAACCATGCGATCCGCCTCCGGTTCGGATGCCTCGGCCCGGATCGCGCAGTGGGTTTCGGAAAACTTCACTCCGCAAAGCATCGGCGGCACTACCCTCTACATCTTGGCAAGGTAA
- a CDS encoding ArnT family glycosyltransferase — translation MTSTISPAGATSAAGPQHPHAGPAAGPAGTANPAPRWTHYAFGNQARWVRPSAAGLLVATAVLYLWNLAATGYGNSFYAAAIQAGTKDWTAFLFGSLDAGNAITVDKPPAALWIPALAGRIFGFSPLSMLVPEALMGVAAVGFLYLAVKRVSGPAAGLLAGGALALTPVAALMFKFNNPDAMLTLCLVLAAYFTTRAIERAGWKWLVAAGAVIGLAFLTKMLQGFLIVPALGLAYLWAAPTSIGRRMAHLLGALGGIIVVAGSYVALFQLTPASERPYMAGSTTNSFLELTFGYNGLARITGSGEGMPGGGAGGAADAAGGPAGGFGGGNSGFGGAAGLLRMFGTSFAGEVSWLLPAALILLVAGLWFTRREVRTSPSRASLILWGGWLLVTAGVFSFMSGIVHPYYSVALAPAIAALVGIGAVGLWRGRAYWPARIVLAATVLGTSVWSSILLGRDASWLPWLRVVIIIFGVLAAAAILLRLDAVGTAGRFRRAGAAAVVVVSLLAGGLGAGAWTLATAASAHSGSIPTSGPAGSSAGASGNRAAGFRGDRTDGRNSTTDSATGTNGLDPTNGFGGAPDGGTDGPGRAGGAGGPGEGTADAAVTALLTGTTTKWSAIVSGASQAASLELATNTNVIALGGWNGGDPYPTLAEFQDMVAKGQIGYFIEGGAGGMGGGRMGGRGGNSEVAAWVQANFQAQTVGSSTVYQLTK, via the coding sequence ATGACCTCCACCATTTCCCCGGCAGGAGCCACCTCCGCCGCCGGACCCCAGCATCCGCACGCCGGCCCCGCCGCAGGTCCTGCCGGAACAGCCAATCCCGCACCCCGCTGGACCCACTACGCCTTCGGTAACCAGGCACGCTGGGTGCGGCCCTCCGCGGCGGGGCTCCTGGTGGCAACTGCGGTCCTGTACCTGTGGAACCTGGCAGCAACCGGCTACGGCAATTCCTTCTACGCCGCGGCCATCCAGGCCGGCACCAAGGACTGGACCGCTTTCCTCTTCGGGTCGCTCGATGCCGGCAACGCCATCACGGTCGACAAGCCGCCCGCGGCACTCTGGATCCCCGCTCTCGCAGGCCGGATCTTCGGCTTCTCACCGCTGAGCATGCTGGTGCCGGAAGCACTCATGGGTGTGGCCGCCGTCGGGTTCCTCTATCTGGCCGTCAAACGGGTCTCGGGGCCGGCGGCGGGCCTGTTGGCCGGCGGCGCCCTGGCGTTGACGCCGGTGGCGGCGCTCATGTTCAAGTTCAATAATCCGGACGCAATGCTCACGCTGTGCCTGGTGCTGGCGGCGTACTTCACCACCCGCGCCATCGAGCGGGCTGGCTGGAAATGGCTGGTGGCGGCCGGAGCCGTGATCGGCCTGGCGTTCCTCACCAAGATGCTCCAGGGTTTCCTGATCGTCCCGGCGCTGGGACTGGCCTACCTGTGGGCTGCGCCCACCTCGATCGGGCGCCGCATGGCCCACCTGCTGGGCGCCCTGGGCGGAATCATTGTGGTGGCAGGCAGCTACGTTGCGCTCTTCCAACTGACCCCCGCTTCGGAACGCCCGTACATGGCCGGTTCCACCACCAACAGCTTCCTGGAACTGACCTTCGGCTACAACGGCCTGGCCAGAATCACCGGTTCGGGGGAAGGCATGCCCGGCGGTGGAGCCGGAGGTGCTGCGGATGCGGCCGGAGGCCCCGCCGGCGGCTTCGGCGGTGGCAATTCCGGGTTCGGCGGGGCTGCCGGCCTGCTGCGGATGTTTGGGACGAGCTTCGCGGGCGAAGTGTCATGGCTGCTGCCTGCGGCCCTGATCCTGCTGGTGGCGGGCCTGTGGTTCACCAGGCGTGAAGTCCGCACTTCCCCAAGCCGTGCATCGCTGATCCTGTGGGGTGGATGGCTCCTGGTCACCGCGGGTGTCTTCAGCTTCATGAGCGGCATCGTCCACCCCTACTACTCAGTGGCACTGGCACCGGCAATCGCGGCCCTGGTGGGCATCGGTGCAGTAGGACTCTGGCGCGGCCGGGCGTACTGGCCCGCGCGCATTGTCCTGGCGGCGACCGTCCTGGGCACCTCCGTATGGTCCTCCATCCTCCTGGGCCGGGACGCATCCTGGCTCCCCTGGCTCCGCGTGGTGATCATCATCTTCGGTGTCCTTGCCGCCGCGGCAATCCTGCTCCGCCTCGACGCCGTGGGTACTGCCGGACGGTTCCGGCGCGCGGGGGCTGCCGCCGTCGTCGTCGTATCCCTCCTGGCCGGCGGGCTTGGAGCGGGTGCCTGGACCCTGGCCACTGCTGCTTCCGCGCACTCAGGCTCCATTCCGACGTCGGGGCCCGCGGGGTCTTCGGCGGGCGCTTCCGGCAACCGGGCCGCGGGATTCCGCGGCGACCGGACTGACGGCAGGAACTCCACCACGGACTCTGCCACCGGAACCAACGGACTCGACCCCACGAATGGCTTCGGCGGCGCACCCGACGGCGGCACGGACGGCCCAGGCCGGGCAGGCGGTGCGGGTGGTCCCGGTGAAGGAACTGCCGACGCCGCGGTGACTGCCTTGTTGACCGGCACCACCACCAAGTGGTCGGCCATCGTCTCCGGTGCCAGCCAGGCGGCAAGCCTGGAACTCGCCACGAACACCAACGTCATTGCCTTGGGCGGCTGGAACGGCGGTGACCCATACCCAACACTCGCCGAGTTCCAGGACATGGTGGCCAAGGGCCAGATCGGCTACTTCATCGAGGGTGGCGCCGGTGGCATGGGCGGAGGACGCATGGGTGGCCGGGGCGGCAACTCCGAGGTGGCCGCCTGGGTCCAGGCCAACTTCCAGGCCCAGACCGTGGGCAGCTCAACCGTTTACCAGCTCACCAAGTAG